In Pseudomonadota bacterium, the genomic window GGACGGCACCGATCAAGGCCGTTCCTCCACCGCTGTAGTTCCAGACCGTTCCTGCCGGGTGGACTACGGGCTGTCCGAGCACGTAGCGGTATGGAGCGAGGGAACGATTGAGTTCGTTCTCATTCGTGAATGGCGCCTCCTCGCTCCAGTAGAGGCCCATGGACATCGTCAGCAGATGCCGCATGGTGATGCGGTCCTTTTCCGGAGTGCGGAGATCGGCATAGTCCGGGAAGAAGGAAAGCACGGATTGATCCACATCGGAGATGAGGCCGCGGTCGATGGCAACGCCCATCACCAAGGAGGTGACGCTCTTGGTCATCGAGCGCAAATCGTGGGTGGTGGCCACATTGAAATCGACGATGCCCGGACCATTCCGACCCTTCAGGTCATAAGCAGCAAAGTAGTGTTCAAAGGCGAGCTTGCCGTGGCGCACCACGACGACGCCGTGCAGATTGGCCTCTTTCCATTCGTCAAACCTCGTCACCAGCGCGCAGAGCTTGCCGCCGTCCAGCCCGACGCTCTCCGGAGTCGCCACCTGCCACTGATCATCGCTCGCGACCGGCGGTGCGCACACCGTCTCAGCGCGCGTCTCATGGACGGCGAAGCCGAGGCCGAGGAGCAAGACGAGAACGAATGCGCGCATGGCCACTCCTTCTGTACGGAGCGCGCGGAAGCCCACGGCAGGATTGTAGCGAGGATCATCAACAACCGCCAATTGCATCCTCGCGGGTGCTGCCTATACTTGCGCGGTGCCGCGTTCCCAGCTGGAGGTGACGAACATGAAAACGTCGGCTGGCGCACTGAGGTATAAAAGGACGGCGAAGCACCCCACGCTTGCGGTCGTCATTGTCGCCATCTCCCTCCTGTCGCTCTCTGTACCTGCCAAGGCCGACTGCAACCCACCGCAGGAAGGCCTGGATTGGCCGATAGCAACGCCGGAGAGCGTCGGGCTCAACCGGACGACGCTGTGCGCACTGGTGGACAAATTCGATGCGTGGACCACTTCCGAGCTGCACTCGGTTCTTGTCGTGCGGCATGGCAAGCTCGTCTTCGAGCATTATTTCACCGCAACCTTCCAAGACCAGCGCATCCAATACGACGCCGAGCGCAAGAACGACATGCGCTCCATCACCAAGAGTGTGACATCTCTCTTGCTCGGTGCTGCGATTGACCGCGGTTGGGTCGCAAGCATCGATCTGCCGGTGTTGTCCTTTTTTCCGGAATACGCCGATCTCGCCACCCCGGAAAAGGAGCGCATCACCATTCGACATCTGCTGATGATGGCTCATGGATTGGAGTGGGACGAAAGGCGCCCATACTCGGATCCTACCAACAGCGAGATTGTGATGGGGCGTTCGCCCGACCCATATCGCTACGCACTGGAGCAGCCAGTCGCCAAACCGCCGGGAACGGTCTTCAACTACAGTGCAGCATCTTCCGCTCTGATCGCGGGCATGCTGCGCAAGCAGACCAATCGACCCCTCGATGCTCTCGCCCGGATCCTGCTTCTCGATCCTCTGGGGATCGCGAGTGTCGAGTGGTATCGGTACAGCAATGGCCATCCCGCCGCCTCATACGGCCTGATAATGCGTCCGCGCGACCTCGCGAAGATCGGCCAGCTCGTGCTCGGGCGCGGCCTATGGAACGGCACGCAGATCGTGTCATCGGCATGGATCGATGCGGCTACGGCCCCGCAGATCCAGGTGAACGCGTTTGGCACCCCGCAATACGGCTATCAATTCTGGTTGGGCTACTCCGTCTCCTCGGACGGGAAGCGCAAGGTGGACTGGAGCGCCGGCTTGGGGCTTGGCGGACAGCGCGTCAACATCATGCCGTCCCTCGATCTCGTCGTGGTCATAACCGCCGGCCTCTACACGAGCTCCCTGCAGTCCACCGTACCGACCATCATCCTCAGCAACTACGTGCTTCCGGCGGTCGAGTGATGCGCTGATTTAGGAGATTTGCGATGGGCGTGCGCATGGAAACTCGATTCCTTCGGACATTCGCGCTCCTTGGCGCTCTTGGTGCGGTCGCCATCGCGGCGGTGCT contains:
- a CDS encoding serine hydrolase, which encodes MAVVDDPRYNPAVGFRALRTEGVAMRAFVLVLLLGLGFAVHETRAETVCAPPVASDDQWQVATPESVGLDGGKLCALVTRFDEWKEANLHGVVVVRHGKLAFEHYFAAYDLKGRNGPGIVDFNVATTHDLRSMTKSVTSLVMGVAIDRGLISDVDQSVLSFFPDYADLRTPEKDRITMRHLLTMSMGLYWSEEAPFTNENELNRSLAPYRYVLGQPVVHPAGTVWNYSGGGTALIGAVLQRVTGKRFDALAASLLLDPLGISDVAWTILPNGDPKDWCCFWMRPRDMAKIGQLVLDHGRWNGKQVVSEAWIDAATAPQIKTSSGEAYGYQFWLGRSLASGRLIDWVGALGQGGQRIFIVPKLDLVVVVTAGLYYGNDRLSGLVPRTVFNDYVLSAVDAER
- a CDS encoding serine hydrolase, which gives rise to MKTSAGALRYKRTAKHPTLAVVIVAISLLSLSVPAKADCNPPQEGLDWPIATPESVGLNRTTLCALVDKFDAWTTSELHSVLVVRHGKLVFEHYFTATFQDQRIQYDAERKNDMRSITKSVTSLLLGAAIDRGWVASIDLPVLSFFPEYADLATPEKERITIRHLLMMAHGLEWDERRPYSDPTNSEIVMGRSPDPYRYALEQPVAKPPGTVFNYSAASSALIAGMLRKQTNRPLDALARILLLDPLGIASVEWYRYSNGHPAASYGLIMRPRDLAKIGQLVLGRGLWNGTQIVSSAWIDAATAPQIQVNAFGTPQYGYQFWLGYSVSSDGKRKVDWSAGLGLGGQRVNIMPSLDLVVVITAGLYTSSLQSTVPTIILSNYVLPAVE